One Pyramidobacter piscolens W5455 genomic region harbors:
- a CDS encoding DUF1846 domain-containing protein, translated as MAFRIGFDNEKYLKEQTAAIAERVRQNGQKLYLEFGGKLIFDYHAARCLPGFDPNVKMRLLESFRDEAEVIICLYAGDVERKKIRADFGTTYDSEVLRLIDEFTQRGLHVAGVVITRFEGQPTVQNFRRRLENRGIAVYTHYATEGYPTDVDTIVSEEGYGRNDYIPTTKPIVVVTAPGPGSGKLATCLSQIYHDYKRGIHSGYSKYESFPVWNLPLKHPLNLAYEAATADLGDVNLIDHFHLEAYDRKTVNYNRDLEAFPILQRILCRITGGDAGYKSPTDMGVNRIAWGIVDDGAVREASCQEIIRRYFRTSCEVALGQADKNCLQRISLIMKELDLLPEYRRVVIPAREAVKEGQARGKGDGGIFTGAAIELADGTIVTGKNSPLLHSSSSAVLNAAKILAHIPDDIDLLPHNILQSLSYFKKEIFGENKLALDLEETLLALSISATSNPAAAAAVEQLRNLRNRECHLSHIPTPGDESGFRKLGMNLTSDPSFSSKSLFDE; from the coding sequence ATGGCTTTTCGGATCGGTTTCGACAACGAGAAATACCTGAAGGAGCAAACCGCGGCCATCGCGGAACGGGTCAGGCAGAACGGCCAAAAACTTTATCTTGAATTCGGTGGCAAACTTATCTTCGATTATCACGCGGCGCGCTGCCTTCCCGGTTTCGACCCAAATGTAAAGATGCGCCTGCTGGAAAGTTTCCGCGACGAGGCGGAAGTCATCATCTGCCTCTATGCGGGAGACGTCGAACGCAAAAAAATCCGCGCCGACTTCGGCACCACGTACGATTCCGAAGTCCTCCGCCTGATCGACGAATTCACGCAGCGCGGCCTGCACGTGGCCGGAGTGGTCATCACCCGTTTCGAAGGGCAGCCCACCGTCCAGAACTTCCGCAGGCGCCTCGAGAATCGCGGCATCGCCGTTTATACGCATTACGCCACCGAAGGCTATCCCACCGACGTGGACACCATCGTCAGCGAAGAAGGGTACGGGCGCAACGACTACATCCCCACGACCAAACCGATCGTCGTCGTCACCGCGCCGGGCCCCGGCAGCGGCAAACTGGCGACGTGCCTTTCGCAAATCTATCACGATTACAAACGAGGGATCCATTCGGGCTATTCGAAATACGAGAGTTTCCCCGTCTGGAACCTGCCGCTCAAGCATCCGCTGAATCTGGCCTATGAGGCGGCAACCGCCGACCTCGGCGACGTCAATCTGATCGACCATTTTCATCTCGAGGCCTACGACCGAAAGACCGTGAATTACAATCGCGATCTGGAAGCCTTCCCCATCCTCCAGCGGATCCTCTGCCGCATTACCGGCGGCGACGCCGGGTACAAGTCCCCCACGGATATGGGCGTCAACCGGATCGCCTGGGGGATCGTCGACGACGGCGCCGTGCGCGAAGCCTCCTGCCAGGAGATCATTCGCCGCTATTTCCGCACTTCCTGCGAAGTCGCTCTCGGCCAGGCGGATAAAAATTGCCTGCAGCGCATCAGCCTGATCATGAAAGAGCTGGATCTTCTGCCCGAATACCGCCGCGTGGTGATTCCGGCGCGGGAAGCGGTCAAAGAAGGACAGGCGCGCGGCAAAGGCGACGGCGGCATCTTTACCGGGGCGGCCATCGAACTTGCCGACGGCACGATCGTGACGGGAAAGAACTCTCCGCTGCTCCATTCTTCTTCCAGCGCCGTGCTGAACGCGGCCAAAATCCTCGCCCACATTCCCGACGATATCGACTTGCTGCCGCACAACATCCTCCAGTCGCTTTCATACTTCAAGAAGGAGATTTTCGGCGAGAACAAGCTGGCCCTCGACCTCGAAGAAACTTTGCTCGCCCTCAGCATCAGCGCCACTTCCAATCCCGCCGCCGCCGCCGCGGTGGAACAGCTGCGCAATCTGAGAAACCGGGAGTGTCACCTTTCGCACATCCCGACGCCTGGCGACGAGAGCGGTTTCCGCAAACTGGGCATGAATCTCACGAGTGATCCGTCTTTCTCAAGCAAAAGTCTTTTCGACGAGTAA